The Toxotes jaculatrix isolate fToxJac2 chromosome 21, fToxJac2.pri, whole genome shotgun sequence genome includes a region encoding these proteins:
- the kctd17 gene encoding BTB/POZ domain-containing protein KCTD5 isoform X4, translating to MATTADDQREPADVAALSTHHGCHHHNSNNNNNNNNNNKDSDAGESATSATASTTEPGGTASQSIGNGSVINPTGGNNGKWVRLNVGGTVFLTTRQTLLKEQTSFLYRLCQQQDLHSDTDETGAYVIDRDPTYFGPILNYLRHGKLVYNKELAEEGVLEEAEFYNITPLIKLIKERIVERDSKATQVPPKHVYRVLQCQEEELTQMVSTMSDGWKFEQMVNIGSSYSYGTEDQAEFLCVVSKELHTPGSGLGTEQSHKTKPTEMQEEEAAKDEEEEEEEEGGRDTTPNEWLRE from the exons ATGGCAACGACAGCGGACGATCAGCGGGAGCCGGCGGACGTCGCTGCGTTGTCGACGCACCACGGCTGCCACCaccacaacagcaacaataacaacaacaataacaacaacaataaagacAGCGATGCGGGAGAGAGCGCGACCTCCGCCACCGCCAGCACGACGGAACCCGGCGGGACGGCGTCGCAGAGCATCGGTAACGGCTCGGTCATCAATCCCACCGGGGGGAACAACGGGAAGTGGGTCCGGCTTAACGTCGGCGGCACGGTTTTCCTCACGACGCGGCAAACCCTGCTCAAAGAGCAAACTTCGTTCCTGTACCGGCTGTGCCAGCAGCAGGACCTGCACTCAGACACG GATGAGACGGGGGCCTATGTGATTGACAGAGACCCCACCTACTTCGGTCCCATCCTCAACTACTTGCGGCACGGCAAACTGGTCTACAACAAGGAGCTGGCTGAAGAAG GTGTCTTGGAGGAGGCTGAGTTTTACAACATCACgccactgatcaaactgatcaAGGAGAGGATCGTGGAGAGGGACTCCAAAGCCACGCAG GTTCCCCCCAAACATGTCTACCGGGTGTTGCAgtgtcaggaggaggagctgaccCAGATGGTCTCCACGATGTCGGACGGCTGGAAGTTTGAGCAG ATGGTCAACATCGGCTCGTCGTACAGCTACGGAACAGAAGACCAGGCTGAGTTTCTGTGCGTCGTGTCCAAGGAGCTTCACACACCTGGATCTGGACTTGGTACAGAGCAGAGCCACAAAACTAAG CCGACGGAGATGCAGGAGGAAGAAGCAGcgaaggatgaggaggaggaggaggaggaagagggagggagagatacCACACCAAATGAGTGGCTTAGAGAATGA
- the kctd17 gene encoding BTB/POZ domain-containing protein KCTD5 isoform X2, which produces MATTADDQREPADVAALSTHHGCHHHNSNNNNNNNNNNKDSDAGESATSATASTTEPGGTASQSIGNGSVINPTGGNNGKWVRLNVGGTVFLTTRQTLLKEQTSFLYRLCQQQDLHSDTDETGAYVIDRDPTYFGPILNYLRHGKLVYNKELAEEGVLEEAEFYNITPLIKLIKERIVERDSKATQVPPKHVYRVLQCQEEELTQMVSTMSDGWKFEQVSVRACRKPRTGLLWTMVNIGSSYSYGTEDQAEFLCVVSKELHTPGSGLGTEQSHKTKPTEMQEEEAAKDEEEEEEEEGGRDTTPNEWLRE; this is translated from the exons ATGGCAACGACAGCGGACGATCAGCGGGAGCCGGCGGACGTCGCTGCGTTGTCGACGCACCACGGCTGCCACCaccacaacagcaacaataacaacaacaataacaacaacaataaagacAGCGATGCGGGAGAGAGCGCGACCTCCGCCACCGCCAGCACGACGGAACCCGGCGGGACGGCGTCGCAGAGCATCGGTAACGGCTCGGTCATCAATCCCACCGGGGGGAACAACGGGAAGTGGGTCCGGCTTAACGTCGGCGGCACGGTTTTCCTCACGACGCGGCAAACCCTGCTCAAAGAGCAAACTTCGTTCCTGTACCGGCTGTGCCAGCAGCAGGACCTGCACTCAGACACG GATGAGACGGGGGCCTATGTGATTGACAGAGACCCCACCTACTTCGGTCCCATCCTCAACTACTTGCGGCACGGCAAACTGGTCTACAACAAGGAGCTGGCTGAAGAAG GTGTCTTGGAGGAGGCTGAGTTTTACAACATCACgccactgatcaaactgatcaAGGAGAGGATCGTGGAGAGGGACTCCAAAGCCACGCAG GTTCCCCCCAAACATGTCTACCGGGTGTTGCAgtgtcaggaggaggagctgaccCAGATGGTCTCCACGATGTCGGACGGCTGGAAGTTTGAGCAGGTCAGCGTGCGCGCCTGCAGAAAGCCCCGCACCGGACTGCTCTGGACT ATGGTCAACATCGGCTCGTCGTACAGCTACGGAACAGAAGACCAGGCTGAGTTTCTGTGCGTCGTGTCCAAGGAGCTTCACACACCTGGATCTGGACTTGGTACAGAGCAGAGCCACAAAACTAAG CCGACGGAGATGCAGGAGGAAGAAGCAGcgaaggatgaggaggaggaggaggaggaagagggagggagagatacCACACCAAATGAGTGGCTTAGAGAATGA
- the kctd17 gene encoding BTB/POZ domain-containing protein KCTD5 isoform X1, whose product MATTADDQREPADVAALSTHHGCHHHNSNNNNNNNNNNKDSDAGESATSATASTTEPGGTASQSIGNGSVINPTGGNNGKWVRLNVGGTVFLTTRQTLLKEQTSFLYRLCQQQDLHSDTDETGAYVIDRDPTYFGPILNYLRHGKLVYNKELAEEGVLEEAEFYNITPLIKLIKERIVERDSKATQQVPPKHVYRVLQCQEEELTQMVSTMSDGWKFEQVSVRACRKPRTGLLWTMVNIGSSYSYGTEDQAEFLCVVSKELHTPGSGLGTEQSHKTKPTEMQEEEAAKDEEEEEEEEGGRDTTPNEWLRE is encoded by the exons ATGGCAACGACAGCGGACGATCAGCGGGAGCCGGCGGACGTCGCTGCGTTGTCGACGCACCACGGCTGCCACCaccacaacagcaacaataacaacaacaataacaacaacaataaagacAGCGATGCGGGAGAGAGCGCGACCTCCGCCACCGCCAGCACGACGGAACCCGGCGGGACGGCGTCGCAGAGCATCGGTAACGGCTCGGTCATCAATCCCACCGGGGGGAACAACGGGAAGTGGGTCCGGCTTAACGTCGGCGGCACGGTTTTCCTCACGACGCGGCAAACCCTGCTCAAAGAGCAAACTTCGTTCCTGTACCGGCTGTGCCAGCAGCAGGACCTGCACTCAGACACG GATGAGACGGGGGCCTATGTGATTGACAGAGACCCCACCTACTTCGGTCCCATCCTCAACTACTTGCGGCACGGCAAACTGGTCTACAACAAGGAGCTGGCTGAAGAAG GTGTCTTGGAGGAGGCTGAGTTTTACAACATCACgccactgatcaaactgatcaAGGAGAGGATCGTGGAGAGGGACTCCAAAGCCACGCAG CAGGTTCCCCCCAAACATGTCTACCGGGTGTTGCAgtgtcaggaggaggagctgaccCAGATGGTCTCCACGATGTCGGACGGCTGGAAGTTTGAGCAGGTCAGCGTGCGCGCCTGCAGAAAGCCCCGCACCGGACTGCTCTGGACT ATGGTCAACATCGGCTCGTCGTACAGCTACGGAACAGAAGACCAGGCTGAGTTTCTGTGCGTCGTGTCCAAGGAGCTTCACACACCTGGATCTGGACTTGGTACAGAGCAGAGCCACAAAACTAAG CCGACGGAGATGCAGGAGGAAGAAGCAGcgaaggatgaggaggaggaggaggaggaagagggagggagagatacCACACCAAATGAGTGGCTTAGAGAATGA
- the pdap1a gene encoding pdgfa associated protein 1a, which produces MPRGGKKGHKGRGKQFSNPEEIDRQMKAQRELEENAGAEKESSAESEEESSSDEESESRRRSGVEGLIEIENPNRVSQKSKKVTEVDVSAPRELTRREREEIEKQKSKERYMKLHLEGKTEQARADLARLAIIKKQREEAAKKRDELRKEKEAEEAKAKR; this is translated from the exons ATGCCTCGAGGCG GGAAAAAGGGCCACAAGGGCCGAGGAAAGCAGTTCAGCAACCCCGAGGAGAttgacagacagatgaaagcGCAGCGAGAGTTG gaagaaaatgcTGGTGCAGAAAAAGAGAGCTCTGCAGAGTCTGAGgaagagagcagcagtgatgaagAGTCTGAG tcaaggaggaggagtggagtggAGGGTCTTATAGAGATTGAGAATCCAAACCGTGTGTCTCAGAAGAGCAAGAAAGTGACTGAAGTCGACGTCAGTGCTCCCAGAGAGCTGACTCGCAGAGAGAG AGAGGAGATAGAGAAGCAGAAATCAAAGGAGCGCTACATGAAGCTCCATCTGGAGGGGAAGACTGAGCAGGCCAGGGCCGACCTCGCCAGGCTAGCCATCAtcaagaaacagagggaggaagctGCCAAGAAGCGGGACGAACTCAGGAAAG AAAAAGAAGCCGAAGAAGCCAAAGCAAAACGCTAG
- the cby1 gene encoding protein chibby homolog 1 isoform X1, translating into MEDLRKSLKMPLFGNTFSPKKIPPRKSASLSSLHTLDRSTREIELGLEYGPPVMNIGGQSWKFEDGQWITDSGGNASGRELQRLKKRNVQLEEENNLLKLKIEILMDMLTETTVEYHLMEKEVEDVKTQHRRKK; encoded by the exons ATGGag GACCTTAGAAAATCACTAAAAATGCCACTCTTTGGAAACACATTCAGTCCGAAGAAGATTCCTCCTCGCAAATCTGCATCCCTGTCCAGCCTACATACG TTGGATCGCTCAACAAGAGAAATAGAGCTGGGTCTTGAATATGGACCTCCTGTTATGAACATTGGAGGTCAGAGCTGGAAATTTGAAGATGGACAGTGGATAACAG ATTCTGGAGGGAATGCATCTGGTAGGGAATTGCAGCGGCTTAAGAAAAGAAATGTACAACTGGAGGAAGAAAACAATCTCCTGAAACTAAAGATTGAAATCCTCATGGACATG CTGACAGAGACGACAGTAGAGTACCACCTGATGGAGAAAGAAGTGGAAGATGTAAAGACTCAGCATCGAAGGAAGAAATGA
- the cby1 gene encoding protein chibby homolog 1 isoform X2: MPLFGNTFSPKKIPPRKSASLSSLHTLDRSTREIELGLEYGPPVMNIGGQSWKFEDGQWITDSGGNASGRELQRLKKRNVQLEEENNLLKLKIEILMDMLTETTVEYHLMEKEVEDVKTQHRRKK, from the exons ATGCCACTCTTTGGAAACACATTCAGTCCGAAGAAGATTCCTCCTCGCAAATCTGCATCCCTGTCCAGCCTACATACG TTGGATCGCTCAACAAGAGAAATAGAGCTGGGTCTTGAATATGGACCTCCTGTTATGAACATTGGAGGTCAGAGCTGGAAATTTGAAGATGGACAGTGGATAACAG ATTCTGGAGGGAATGCATCTGGTAGGGAATTGCAGCGGCTTAAGAAAAGAAATGTACAACTGGAGGAAGAAAACAATCTCCTGAAACTAAAGATTGAAATCCTCATGGACATG CTGACAGAGACGACAGTAGAGTACCACCTGATGGAGAAAGAAGTGGAAGATGTAAAGACTCAGCATCGAAGGAAGAAATGA
- the LOC121175619 gene encoding phospholipase B-like 1 codes for MEKQILKLCVLLSTLAASVQTYQLQEATVYWDSAQKSVILKEEVMETDGGAYGYFNDTLLLSGWGVLEICAGYGGVTQEDETTFFLAGYLEGYLTAEQMFNHYSNMYPQLIKDEEVLNPLKKFLSKQDQWAREQVKLRRNSDPLWKHLGLILAQLDGLHAGAAQWAKSKHREPLSAFAVQFLNGVGDLLDMVPALTPRSNSSTGAGAFRMPGMGHCTALIKVLPGFENLLFGHSSWYTYAATMRIYKHWDFRVFDTHTATGKMSFSSYPGFLMSLDDFYLLGSGLLMTQTSIGVFNASLFCQLSPHSLLAWQRVRLANSMAHSGEEWAHVFSKYNSGTYNSQYMVVDLNRVSLGHSISDGALTVVEQIPGKVMHSDQTQALRRGYWPSYNIPFHVEIYNLSGYGVMWRRYGVDFSYDLCPRAKILRRDQAKVSNLNSLKHIMRYNNYKKDPYSKGHPCKTICCRNDLKPRRPRPGGCYDTKVTDYQMALQLVAEAINGPTTQGGLRPFSWQSFNLTIHRGLPHAYNFPFVTMRPALRRP; via the exons ATGGAGAAGCAGATCCTCAAACTGTGCGTACTGCTGAGCACTTTGGCTGCATCAGTGCAAACTTACC AGCTCCAAGAGGCCACTGTGTACTGGGATTCTGCCCAGAAAAGTGTGATCctgaaggaggaggtgatggagacAGACGGCGGAGCCTACGGTTACTTCAATGAtactctgctcctctctggaTGGGGGGTCTTGGAAATCTGCGCGGGTTATGGAGGAGTCACACAGGAAGACGAGACCACCTTCTTCCTGGCTGGGTACCTGGAAGGTTACCTCACTGCTGA ACAGATGTTTAATCATTACTCCAACATGTACCCTCAGCTGATAAAGGATGAGGAGGTTTTGAATCCGCTGAAAAAGTTTTTGAG CAAACAGGACCAGTGGGCCAGGGAGCAGGTGAaactgaggagaaacagtgacCCACTGTGGAAACATCTGGGACTGATCCTGGCCCAACTGGACGGACTCCACGCCGGAGCAGCACAGTGGgccaaaagcaaacacagagag CCTCTGTCAGCATTTGCGGTCCAGTTTCTGAATGGCGTTGGTGATCTCTTGGACATGGTCCCTGCCCTGACACCTCGCTCCAACTCCTCCACAGGGGCCGGCGCTTTCAGGATGCCAGGAATGGGCCATTGCACTGCTCTCATAAAG gTGCTGCCAGGCTTTGAGAACCTACTGTTTGGACACTCGAGCTGGTACACTTATGCAGCCACCATGCGCATCTATAAACACTGGGACTTCAGggtgtttgacacacacaccGCCACAGGAAAGATGTCGTTCAGCAGCTACCCCG GCTTCCTGATGTCTCTGGATGACTTCTACCTGCTCGGGAGTGGCCTGCTGATGACTCAGACCTCCATCGGCGTCTTCAACGCCTCCCTGTTCTGCCAGCTCAGCCCTCACAGCCTGCTGGCCTGGCAGAGAGTCCGCCTGGCCAACAGCATGGCGCACAGTGGAGAGGAGTGGGCGCACGTTTTCTCCAAATACAACTCTG GTACATATAACAGCCAGTACATGGTGGTGGACCTGAACAGGGTCTCTCTGGGTCACAGCATCAGCGATGGAGCTCTAACTGTGGTGGAGCAGATTCCTGGGAAGGTGATGCACTCTGATCAGACTCAAGCTTTACGCAGAG GTTATTGGCCATCCTACAACATACCATTTCATGTTGAAATATACAACCTGAGTGGGTACGGTGTGATGTGGAGGAGATATGGAGTAGACTTCTCCTATGACCTCTGTCCCCGAGCCAAAATCCTCCGCAGAGACCAGGCTAAGGTGTCTAACCTCAACTCCCTCAAACACATCATGAGATACAACA ATTACAAGAAAGACCCCTACTCCAAGGGCCATCCCTGTAAAACCATCTGTTGCCGTAACGACCTGAAACCGAGGAGACCACGCCCGGGAGGTTGCTATGACactaag GTGACAGATTACCAGATGGCTCTCCAGCTGGTTGCAGAGGCAATAAACGGCCCCACGACACAGGGGGGTCTGCGGCCATTTTCATGGCAATCCTTCAACCTCACGATTCATCGGGGTCTCCCACACGCCTACAACTTTCCCTTCGTCACCATGAGGCCCGCACTTCGCCGACCCTGA
- the kctd17 gene encoding BTB/POZ domain-containing protein KCTD5 isoform X3 produces MATTADDQREPADVAALSTHHGCHHHNSNNNNNNNNNNKDSDAGESATSATASTTEPGGTASQSIGNGSVINPTGGNNGKWVRLNVGGTVFLTTRQTLLKEQTSFLYRLCQQQDLHSDTDETGAYVIDRDPTYFGPILNYLRHGKLVYNKELAEEGVLEEAEFYNITPLIKLIKERIVERDSKATQQVPPKHVYRVLQCQEEELTQMVSTMSDGWKFEQMVNIGSSYSYGTEDQAEFLCVVSKELHTPGSGLGTEQSHKTKPTEMQEEEAAKDEEEEEEEEGGRDTTPNEWLRE; encoded by the exons ATGGCAACGACAGCGGACGATCAGCGGGAGCCGGCGGACGTCGCTGCGTTGTCGACGCACCACGGCTGCCACCaccacaacagcaacaataacaacaacaataacaacaacaataaagacAGCGATGCGGGAGAGAGCGCGACCTCCGCCACCGCCAGCACGACGGAACCCGGCGGGACGGCGTCGCAGAGCATCGGTAACGGCTCGGTCATCAATCCCACCGGGGGGAACAACGGGAAGTGGGTCCGGCTTAACGTCGGCGGCACGGTTTTCCTCACGACGCGGCAAACCCTGCTCAAAGAGCAAACTTCGTTCCTGTACCGGCTGTGCCAGCAGCAGGACCTGCACTCAGACACG GATGAGACGGGGGCCTATGTGATTGACAGAGACCCCACCTACTTCGGTCCCATCCTCAACTACTTGCGGCACGGCAAACTGGTCTACAACAAGGAGCTGGCTGAAGAAG GTGTCTTGGAGGAGGCTGAGTTTTACAACATCACgccactgatcaaactgatcaAGGAGAGGATCGTGGAGAGGGACTCCAAAGCCACGCAG CAGGTTCCCCCCAAACATGTCTACCGGGTGTTGCAgtgtcaggaggaggagctgaccCAGATGGTCTCCACGATGTCGGACGGCTGGAAGTTTGAGCAG ATGGTCAACATCGGCTCGTCGTACAGCTACGGAACAGAAGACCAGGCTGAGTTTCTGTGCGTCGTGTCCAAGGAGCTTCACACACCTGGATCTGGACTTGGTACAGAGCAGAGCCACAAAACTAAG CCGACGGAGATGCAGGAGGAAGAAGCAGcgaaggatgaggaggaggaggaggaggaagagggagggagagatacCACACCAAATGAGTGGCTTAGAGAATGA